The following are from one region of the Trichoderma breve strain T069 chromosome 5, whole genome shotgun sequence genome:
- a CDS encoding snoaL-like domain-containing protein, protein MNAAQLVEKHFQTLKVDHQAWLSLYAPDAVVEMPNSPHPHPTKVEGLEAIGASVVGFVGSMGDDFNVQIRRIYPIDDEDAAFVEFTMTGTVTLTGKKYEQNYVSYFRAENGKIVLYREYFDSSRIAAAFVPDE, encoded by the coding sequence ATGAACGCAGCACAACTCGTCGAGAAGCACTTCCAGACCCTTAAAGTCGACCACCAAGCATGGCTCAGCTTATACGCCCCCGACGCCGTGGTGGAAATGCCAAACTCGCCTCATCCCCACCCTACCAAAGTAGAGGGACTCGAGGCCATTGGCGCTTCAGTAGTGGGCTTCGTCGGAAGTATGGGCGATGATTTCAACGTCCAAATAAGAAGGATTTATCCCatcgatgacgaggatgccgcTTTTGTCGAATTCACAATGACTGGAACGGTGACGTTGACGGGGAAAAAGTACGAGCAGAATTACGTGTCGTATTTCCGCGCTGAGAATGGCAAGATTGTTCTGTACCGGGAGTATTTTGACAGTTCACGGATAGCTGCTGCTTTTGTGCCTGATGAGTAG